The following proteins are co-located in the Citrobacter freundii ATCC 8090 = MTCC 1658 = NBRC 12681 genome:
- the hemB gene encoding porphobilinogen synthase — MTDLIQRPRRLRKSPALRAMFEETTLSLNDLVLPIFVEEELDDYKAIDAMPGVMRIPEKHLAREIERIANAGIRSVMTFGISHHTDDTGSDAWKEDGLVARMSRICKQTVPEMIVMSDTCFCEYTSHGHCGVLCDHGVDNDLTLTNLGKQAVVAAAAGADFIAPSAAMDGQVQAIRQSLDAAGFTDTAIMSYSTKFASSFYGPFREAAGTALKGDRKTYQMNPMNRREAIRESLLDEAQGADCLMVKPAGAYLDILRDIRERTELPIGAYQVSGEYAMIKFAALAGAIDEEKVVLESLGSIKRAGADLIFSYFALDLAEKKILR, encoded by the coding sequence ATGACAGACCTAATCCAACGCCCTCGCCGCCTGCGCAAATCTCCCGCGCTGCGCGCTATGTTTGAAGAGACAACACTCAGCTTAAATGACCTGGTGTTGCCGATCTTTGTTGAAGAAGAACTCGACGATTACAAAGCTATCGACGCCATGCCAGGCGTGATGCGTATTCCAGAGAAACACCTGGCGCGCGAAATTGAACGCATTGCTAATGCTGGCATCCGCTCGGTGATGACTTTCGGCATTTCCCACCATACGGATGACACCGGTAGCGATGCCTGGAAAGAAGACGGCCTGGTGGCGCGCATGTCGCGTATCTGCAAACAGACCGTGCCGGAAATGATCGTCATGTCCGACACCTGCTTCTGCGAATACACCTCACACGGCCACTGCGGCGTGTTATGCGATCACGGCGTGGATAACGATTTAACCCTTACCAACCTCGGCAAGCAGGCGGTGGTTGCCGCCGCAGCGGGTGCGGACTTCATCGCGCCTTCCGCCGCAATGGATGGTCAGGTACAGGCGATTCGCCAGTCGCTGGACGCCGCGGGCTTCACCGATACCGCTATCATGTCCTACTCCACTAAGTTTGCCTCATCTTTTTACGGCCCATTCCGTGAAGCCGCGGGCACCGCGCTGAAAGGCGATCGTAAAACCTATCAGATGAACCCGATGAACCGTCGGGAAGCGATTCGCGAATCGCTGCTGGATGAAGCCCAGGGCGCAGACTGCCTGATGGTCAAACCGGCTGGCGCATACCTCGATATTCTGCGTGATATCCGCGAGCGCACCGAGCTGCCGATTGGCGCTTATCAGGTCAGCGGTGAATACGCGATGATCAAATTCGCGGCGCTGGCGGGGGCTATAGATGAAGAGAAAGTGGTGCTGGAAAGCTTAGGGTCGATCAAACGCGCTGGCGCGGATCTGATCTTCAGCTACTTCGCACTGGATCTGGCTGAGAAAAAAATTCTGCGTTAA
- the tauD gene encoding taurine dioxygenase, with product MSERLSITPLGPYIGAQISGADLARPLSDNQFEQLYHAVLRHQVVFLREQVITPQQQRALALRFGDLHIHPVYPHAEGVEEIIVLDTHNDNPPDNDNWHTDVTFIDTPPAGAILAAKELPSTGGDTLWTSGIAAYEALSEPFRQLLSGLRAEHDFRKSFQEYKYRKTPEEHLRWLEAVAKHPPLLHPVVRTHPVSGKQALFVNEGFTTRIVDVTEKESEALLSFLFAHITKPEFQVRWRWQPNDVAIWDNRVTQHYANADYLPQRRIMHRATILGDKPFYRA from the coding sequence ATGAGTGAACGTCTGAGCATAACCCCGCTGGGGCCGTATATTGGCGCACAAATTTCCGGTGCGGATTTGGCGCGTCCGCTGAGCGATAATCAGTTTGAACAGCTTTATCACGCGGTATTGCGCCACCAGGTGGTGTTTCTGCGCGAGCAGGTGATTACGCCGCAACAACAGCGGGCGCTGGCGCTGCGTTTTGGCGATCTGCATATTCACCCGGTCTATCCGCATGCCGAAGGAGTAGAAGAAATTATCGTGCTGGATACCCATAACGATAATCCGCCGGATAACGACAACTGGCACACCGATGTCACCTTTATCGACACGCCGCCTGCCGGGGCGATTTTAGCGGCGAAAGAGCTGCCATCAACCGGGGGCGACACTCTGTGGACCAGTGGGATTGCCGCTTATGAAGCATTGTCTGAGCCGTTCCGTCAGTTGCTGAGTGGCCTGCGGGCAGAGCATGATTTCCGTAAATCATTTCAGGAATATAAATATCGCAAGACCCCAGAGGAGCACCTGCGCTGGCTGGAGGCCGTCGCTAAACATCCACCGTTGCTGCATCCGGTGGTGCGCACGCATCCGGTGAGCGGGAAGCAGGCGCTGTTCGTGAATGAAGGATTTACCACGCGAATTGTTGATGTCACGGAAAAAGAGAGCGAGGCGTTACTGAGCTTTTTGTTCGCGCATATCACCAAACCGGAGTTTCAGGTGCGCTGGCGCTGGCAGCCCAACGATGTGGCGATTTGGGATAATCGCGTGACGCAGCATTATGCGAATGCGGATTATCTGCCGCAGCGGCGCATTATGCATCGGGCAACGATTCTGGGAGATAAGCCGTTTTATCGGGCGTGA